One part of the bacterium genome encodes these proteins:
- the rfbB gene encoding dTDP-glucose 4,6-dehydratase produces the protein MKIVITGGCGFIGSNFIRYIIKKYPEYEILNIDKLTYAGNPENLGDIENNKNYKFLKKDICDKSIIDDISAGSFGKNYDVIINFAAESHVDRSIGNPEKFLKTDIFGTFNLLEIVRKLNFKRFIQISTDEVYGSIQKGSFDESAPLNPSNPYSASKGSADLLVLSYFKTYKSPVVIIRSTNNYGPYQYPEKFIPLFIINAIRNKKLPLYGDGRNVRDYLFVLDNCKGIDIVLHKGKEGEIYNISAGNEKENIYVANKILEYLGKDESLIEFVKDRPGHDKRYSINSDKIRKLGWKDEVSFEDGLKRTVEWYKENVEWWKKILNRQSYKNYYKKQYRK, from the coding sequence ATGAAAATAGTAATTACAGGTGGGTGTGGATTTATTGGTTCAAACTTTATAAGGTATATAATTAAAAAATATCCTGAATACGAAATTTTAAATATTGATAAACTTACTTATGCAGGAAATCCTGAGAATTTAGGAGATATTGAAAATAATAAAAATTATAAATTTCTAAAGAAAGATATATGTGATAAAAGTATTATTGATGATATATCCGCAGGATCCTTTGGAAAAAATTATGATGTAATAATAAACTTTGCAGCAGAAAGCCATGTTGATAGGTCAATAGGTAATCCAGAAAAATTTCTGAAAACAGATATTTTCGGGACTTTTAATTTACTTGAAATTGTAAGAAAATTAAATTTTAAAAGATTTATTCAAATCTCTACTGATGAAGTTTATGGAAGTATTCAAAAAGGGAGTTTTGATGAGTCAGCCCCTCTAAATCCTTCTAACCCATATTCTGCAAGTAAAGGGAGTGCTGACCTTTTAGTTCTTTCATATTTTAAGACATATAAAAGTCCTGTAGTTATTATAAGGAGTACAAACAATTATGGTCCATATCAATATCCAGAAAAATTTATTCCACTTTTTATAATAAATGCAATAAGAAATAAAAAACTTCCACTTTATGGAGATGGACGGAATGTCAGAGATTATCTTTTTGTTCTTGATAACTGTAAAGGAATAGATATTGTTTTACATAAAGGGAAAGAAGGAGAGATTTATAATATATCTGCTGGTAATGAAAAAGAAAATATATATGTTGCTAATAAAATACTTGAATATTTAGGGAAAGATGAATCTCTAATTGAATTTGTTAAAGATAGACCTGGACATGATAAAAGATATTCAATAAATAGTGATAAAATAAGAAAATTGGGCTGGAAAGATGAAGTTTCTTTTGAAGATGGACTGAAAAGAACTGTTGAGTGGTATAAGGAAAATGTTGAGTGGTGGAAAAAAATACTTAATAGGCAGAGTTATAAAAATTATTATAAAAAACAGTACAGAAAATGA